The window AGATTCATAACTAGAAGTGATAACTTTGTCACCTGGATTCGATCCTTCTAAGACCTCATAGTATTCTGTATTTTGACTACCAAGTCTACTATTAACTTTATAAGCACTGGTACCATATTCACTGACCTTAAATATCCAATTGCCTCCGGTTTTTTGAAAAAATCCACCTTTTGCCACTAACAAAGCTTGTTTTTCCGCGCTCAAAGCCACACGAATTTGAAGATTTTGACCTCTTCGAATACCTTCTGGAGCTTCACCCTCAAACCTCATATCTACTTGGAAACGCCCATTAGTGACTTGGGTAAACACCTTCGTAATCTCTAAAGTATAGGTCTTACCGTTAAGTATAAATGTTCCTCTTTGACCATTATAAATTCTAGAGATATAATTTTCATCAATATCTACGCGTACTTTATAACCACTGGTCACATCTACCTGTCCTAATCGTATTCCTTTATTAATAGATTGTCCAATTTCGGCATCTAAAGAGGTTAGTTGGCCATCTATTGGTGCACGCACAACCAAGTCACCTACTTTTTTTCGCATTAGCTCCAAAGCACTTTGTGTTCTGGCATAAGAATCTCTTGCTTGATTAATCTCCAATCGTGATGAGATTGAATCTTCAGAAAGTACTTGTTGCGCTAGTTTCATTCGTTCTTTCTGATATTCGAAATTATTTTGAGAGGACTCGTAATCTTGTCTTGCTTTAACTCCTTTTTCATACAAACGTTTGTTTAAATTATAAACGCGCTCCGCTTCAATTAGACCATTTTCTATATCCGTAAATTGGTTCTGTCTATTAATGGTATTTTGACGGGCAGCATTCCCGGAAATCTGCATTTGCGTTAATAAATTATATACTGAAGTTTCTTGATTAATAAGGCTTAACTCTAAATCTGTATTCGATAAGCGCAAAATTGGCTCCCCTTTTTTGAGTATCTCACCATCTTCGACAAATTTTTCTTCAACACGTCCACCTTCTAGAGCATCTAAATAAATCGTGGTAATTGGCAATACAATAACATTTACCGGGATATTTTCTTGAAACACATCTTTAAAAACTGTATAAATTGAAATTCGTTTTTTTTGAACTTCTAATTTAGAACCACCAGAGGTTTGCAAGATCACATAAAAGATTAAGGCTATAATTGCCAAAACACCGGCTATTAGTCCTATTTTTTTTTCTAGAGATTTTTTTTTTTTGAAGTGGTACGTCAACTAATTTTTGATTAATAATTAATATTTATAATTTTTTCAGTATGATATCGAAATAGTTAAATAGTTTTCTTTATACATATCTATAGGCTACTTTATTCCTCTTTTCTATATTTCTATATTTCTATAAATATATAACTTTTATAAACATTTCTTAGAAAGATTATTTGGCTCTATATTAAATATAGAGGGTAATCGAATTTGAGCTTTCCACAATTAAAGTAAATCATATTGATAAAGTTCTTTACGTTCCTATAACCTTTAACTCTCTTTTTAGCTAGTTGTATTTTTGAGTTAAGACCTTCTAAGATCCCATTGTTAATCCTACTTTCTATATAATTTATGATTCCTGACCAGTGTGCTTTTATCGTATTAGCAGCTTTTATAAAGGATTGTATTTTAGACTCTTCTACCATGTCGCACCAAAAGGCTAAATAGCTTTCAGCTTCTTGCTTATCCTTAATTTCTCAAAATTCTGTAAAGAGTTGTTTAAGCCTATAAGCTTCTCCAAGACGTGGGTAATACTCTAGTAATAAATCTCTTTCCTCTTTTATTTTGGGTGTTAATTTACTTTTTAAAAGGGTGTATTTATGCCCTTTTAAAAAGTCATTACCTCGCCTTTCTAACTTTCTAACTTCGTCCATAGCCTTGTTAACTTCTTTTACAACATGGAATTTATCAAAGGTGATACTGGCATTGGGTAAATAGTTATTACAGCCTGATATAAAGGCTGGAGACATATCAATACAAACCAACTTTACAGCACTAATATTCACTCGTTTTTCTTCTAAGTAATCCACACTCTTTTTAATACAATCTGAGTCTTTTCCTTCACTTACATAAAGTACTCTTCTTTGCTTTAAATCAACCATAGTAGTGACATAGTTGTGACCTTTTTTAGTTGAAGTCTCATCAAAACCTATCTGTTCTAAGTCCTCTATTTCATCTGCTTTATGAGCTCTTGATATCCAATAATTAAACACATTTCATAAACGATTAGGATAAACATTCATAATCTTAGCAGCTTTATTTACAGGCATTTCATTTTCTATAAGCAACATACTAAAGGTTTCAAAAAGCAAGGTAAAACCGCTTTGAGCTCTTGCCCAAGGAACTTGTTGGGTCTGGACTTTCCCATCTTTTTGCTTAACTCCAGGAACCTTGGCATGTAAATAACAGTGGTTCTGAAAAAAATTAAGATGTTGCCAGGAGCGCTCTATTGTATCATGCGCAGTGTATAAATCACCATCTACACCTTTAAACTTATATCCTTTGGTAAAACTTAAATGAATATCTAACCGTCAATGTTCTTTATCAAAACTGATGGAACTTATTGACCATGGCTCTTGTAAACCTAAGGCTATCGAAAAAAATTCTTGAGAATTTGTCAGAATCCAAATCTACTTTCTTTTAACCACCTACTCAAATCAACATAGAGCCGATTATTTTCTTAATATTCTATTGTCTTCTCTCCAAAAAGCCTTTCCGCATCTATACCTATTTCAATACATTTTTTAACCAACTTATTTGATTCAATAATTGGCTTAGATTCGTCAGTATATTTTATAGAACTAATAAACTCCAACCAAGGTTCCAATCCCATTGCATAAACAAAAGCATTTTTTGGATTAAAGATTTTTATTAAACTCATTCCTTGGTCATAGTCACACCCAGCAAGTCTTCTTGATTGATCTTTAGATCTTTCTAACTTATTATACATCAAAGGGCCATATAGCCAAGATAGTGGTGCCCCATCACATTCCATTCCTAAAAAAATAACATCTACATCTCCCAAAATTTCATGAACTCTTTCATAAATTTTAGGCTCAATATTGCATGAATCTGCAACAAACAGAACATTCAAATTGTTATTTAAAGAAACATGAAAAGCAGCTTTTGATCGTACATCTATATCACTATGTTCTCCTAGAAAAGGAATCGCGGTAATACAACAGTTATCTACATTAATAGATTGCATATCATCTAATTCAATGATATTATTAAATCCAATAACATTAAACATTAATTTAAGACTCGGGTCTTGTAAATTCCCTTTACTACCACTTGGAACGATTATGTTTTTTATACAATGTCTCAATTGCAATAATGTTTCTAATAATACATGATCTTGATGATTATGCGTTATCAAAACATAATCTATCGTTTCAGGAAGATCGTTAATTGTATATCTTTTAACGTCAGTTTCATATCCATCATAACTTAAAACTGGATCTACCAAAATAGAAATTTCATTTGTTTCTAATAAGACACAGGCATGACCAAAATACCTCGTTCTAATTCCTTTTCCTTTGTATTTTCTATTTTCACTTGGAGCTTCTTTAGTGAAAAAACTTTGAAATAGAGATTCTTGTTCTGGGCTAATATTAAATGCTTCTTTTATTTCTGTATAATCTGCTGGTATTCTTTTCATTTTAAATAAATCATCAATTATCCCATTTTTAAAAGGCATATCTAAATGAATTAAATTTTCATCATTAAGCCTAGGAGTACTAAAAACAAAAGAACGAGAATTATCTGATTCAACTAATTGTAACGAAATAGATTGTGCG is drawn from Nonlabens dokdonensis DSW-6 and contains these coding sequences:
- a CDS encoding helix-turn-helix domain-containing protein, which gives rise to MHLSFTKGYKFKGVDGDLYTAHDTIERSWQHLNFFQNHCYLHAKVPGVKQKDGKVQTQQVPWARAQSGFTLLFETFSMLLIENEMPVNKAAKIMNVYPNRL
- a CDS encoding efflux RND transporter periplasmic adaptor subunit, giving the protein MTYHFKKKKSLEKKIGLIAGVLAIIALIFYVILQTSGGSKLEVQKKRISIYTVFKDVFQENIPVNVIVLPITTIYLDALEGGRVEEKFVEDGEILKKGEPILRLSNTDLELSLINQETSVYNLLTQMQISGNAARQNTINRQNQFTDIENGLIEAERVYNLNKRLYEKGVKARQDYESSQNNFEYQKERMKLAQQVLSEDSISSRLEINQARDSYARTQSALELMRKKVGDLVVRAPIDGQLTSLDAEIGQSINKGIRLGQVDVTSGYKVRVDIDENYISRIYNGQRGTFILNGKTYTLEITKVFTQVTNGRFQVDMRFEGEAPEGIRRGQNLQIRVALSAEKQALLVAKGGFFQKTGGNWIFKVSEYGTSAYKVNSRLGSQNTEYYEVLEGSNPGDKVITSSYESFGDIEELILR
- a CDS encoding MBL fold metallo-hydrolase; this encodes MKDNNRVYLKLNVALEALIDRWYAWSHLVSPATAALNIKGRHIGIMESYIKYPQIHKAAANNPKMLGGPFIDYSGERIEEISELLEMTKKKREKMLNFTKAISQVNKLLQNEADGHSLNTLYSKVPNELKGLIELYYDLNNRPNFRFFESLLYNTEYYDESAQSISLQLVESDNSRSFVFSTPRLNDENLIHLDMPFKNGIIDDLFKMKRIPADYTEIKEAFNISPEQESLFQSFFTKEAPSENRKYKGKGIRTRYFGHACVLLETNEISILVDPVLSYDGYETDVKRYTINDLPETIDYVLITHNHQDHVLLETLLQLRHCIKNIIVPSGSKGNLQDPSLKLMFNVIGFNNIIELDDMQSINVDNCCITAIPFLGEHSDIDVRSKAAFHVSLNNNLNVLFVADSCNIEPKIYERVHEILGDVDVIFLGMECDGAPLSWLYGPLMYNKLERSKDQSRRLAGCDYDQGMSLIKIFNPKNAFVYAMGLEPWLEFISSIKYTDESKPIIESNKLVKKCIEIGIDAERLFGEKTIEY